In a genomic window of Spirosoma agri:
- a CDS encoding putative Ig domain-containing protein, translated as MNKLLFTLFIAGFQLLAIPTLAQWTTIPLSLTGFSADWITERAATTVGSKALFAGGVSTYPGLSGPRAGGIVTIYDDATGQVTSDAGFIGRTQVGAGSVGNLAFFAGGRSGALIFLGSEARVDIYNSTTNQWSLAELSQPRSNMGVASAGSKILFAGGASYTIGYVPGPNPYLGVVPINYNTIDIYDVATNQWSVSQLPRVSGEYLAAVSVGNQIWFAQKGLIDSYDVNTGQWSAASIPLQSDNYSVTRAGNKILFAGLNYPAHSGSSKVAIYDVVTGQWSESNLSQARYKSVAISLGNKAFFAGNSMGSSSDIDVYDATTNQWSVINFPGLIRTNLAATPVNNKLVFVKDGPLEINIYAEAASNTAPSTTGLANQTITAGQSVQLELASAFSDAETPGSLTFTATGLPTGLSLTGSLISGSTSLTGVSNVTVKATDPGSLSVNAQFTLTVVPAPVMGSLQLLMPGYDCQTGAFRFNTTGGDGSPIEYYAVPGITGWTTNPNQFVDAETRTAADAQPITLKARQNGQEVMLVWDIRAVCPVSSAPFAITAVNTMSCQAITATERRLTFTPQYRGLTSEPFSFSVVNEMLPTSAAGPYHLRLYTDNPVITLKAQQGNAVASYSYNWLAACAKSVRAGAEGVNTGLVIKVLGNPVVSTSAEVEVSGVAGQVVHLNLVDTQGKLIHQHTIEQAGSVDRVSVPVGHAKGLLLLEVRTATQRQQVKLLMP; from the coding sequence GCTTAAGTGGCCCTCGGGCGGGCGGAATAGTCACTATTTATGACGATGCTACTGGTCAGGTGACCTCAGATGCTGGTTTTATAGGCAGAACGCAGGTAGGCGCTGGCAGTGTAGGCAACCTCGCCTTTTTCGCCGGTGGACGTTCGGGAGCGTTAATTTTCCTTGGAAGTGAAGCCCGGGTTGATATCTATAACAGCACGACCAATCAATGGTCATTGGCTGAACTTTCACAGCCCCGCTCCAACATGGGCGTTGCTAGCGCGGGCAGCAAGATCCTGTTTGCTGGGGGGGCCAGCTACACAATAGGGTATGTACCGGGGCCTAATCCTTATTTAGGTGTTGTACCCATTAACTACAACACAATTGATATCTACGATGTAGCTACCAATCAATGGTCAGTTTCCCAGTTGCCCCGCGTATCCGGCGAGTATCTAGCCGCCGTTAGCGTCGGTAACCAAATCTGGTTTGCCCAAAAGGGCTTGATCGATAGTTACGATGTCAACACAGGCCAATGGTCAGCCGCCAGTATTCCTCTCCAAAGTGATAACTATTCCGTTACCCGGGCCGGCAACAAAATACTGTTTGCCGGACTTAATTATCCAGCTCATTCAGGCTCGTCTAAGGTGGCGATCTATGATGTAGTCACCGGTCAGTGGAGCGAGTCAAATTTGTCTCAGGCTAGATATAAGTCAGTCGCCATCTCGTTGGGTAATAAAGCGTTCTTTGCGGGAAATTCGATGGGAAGCTCTTCCGATATTGATGTCTATGATGCCACTACCAACCAGTGGTCAGTTATCAACTTCCCTGGGTTAATTAGGACAAATCTAGCGGCTACTCCAGTCAACAATAAGCTTGTTTTTGTGAAAGATGGCCCGTTGGAGATCAACATCTATGCCGAAGCAGCTAGTAATACAGCACCAAGCACGACCGGACTAGCTAATCAGACCATAACAGCCGGTCAATCCGTACAGTTGGAACTAGCCTCAGCCTTCTCGGACGCTGAAACGCCCGGCAGCCTGACCTTCACCGCAACGGGCTTACCCACGGGCTTAAGTCTGACGGGTAGCCTCATTAGCGGTAGCACATCGCTGACTGGCGTGTCGAACGTGACGGTAAAGGCTACCGATCCCGGTAGCCTGTCAGTAAACGCCCAGTTCACCTTGACGGTCGTACCCGCTCCGGTTATGGGTAGTCTGCAACTTTTGATGCCAGGCTACGACTGCCAGACCGGTGCGTTTAGGTTCAACACGACAGGGGGTGACGGCTCACCCATTGAGTACTACGCCGTACCGGGCATCACCGGCTGGACAACCAACCCCAATCAGTTCGTTGATGCCGAGACCCGGACAGCCGCCGATGCCCAACCCATTACGCTAAAAGCCCGTCAAAACGGTCAGGAAGTCATGCTGGTGTGGGACATTCGCGCCGTATGCCCCGTCAGTTCAGCTCCGTTTGCTATTACAGCCGTCAACACGATGAGTTGCCAAGCCATCACGGCCACCGAAAGGCGACTGACATTTACGCCACAGTACCGGGGGTTAACCAGCGAGCCATTCAGCTTTTCGGTAGTCAACGAGATGTTACCTACGAGTGCGGCCGGTCCCTACCATCTCCGCCTTTACACGGACAACCCGGTAATCACCCTGAAGGCTCAGCAAGGCAATGCAGTGGCTAGCTACAGCTATAACTGGTTGGCTGCTTGTGCTAAGTCAGTTCGTGCGGGTGCTGAAGGGGTGAATACCGGCCTTGTCATCAAAGTGCTGGGTAATCCGGTAGTCAGTACTTCAGCCGAGGTAGAGGTTAGCGGGGTAGCCGGACAAGTTGTGCATCTCAATCTGGTTGATACCCAGGGCAAGCTGATTCACCAGCATACGATTGAGCAGGCGGGCTCAGTAGATCGGGTCAGCGTGCCGGTGGGCCATGCCAAAGGGCTGCTTCTTCTGGAAGTCCGCACCGCGACCCAACGGCAACAGGTTAAGTTATTGATGCCTTAG